DNA from Vulpes vulpes isolate BD-2025 chromosome 9, VulVul3, whole genome shotgun sequence:
GGAAATTCcagtcccccccccttttttttgcagaaatcaaccctaaatagccaaaacaatatttaattttttgtatattttttattggagttcaatttgccagcatgtaccataacacccagtgctcatgccatcaagtgccccctcagtgcccatcatcctgTCACCCCCActctgcacccacctccccctccaccccccctagtttgtttcccagagttaggagtctctcatgttcagtctccctttctgatatttcccactcatttttctcctttcccccttattctCTTTCACCATCTcccatattccccaaatgaatgagaccatataatgtttatgtatacaatggaatattactcagccattagaaacaactaATACCcaccaagaaagagaaattaaggagtcaatcccatttactagtgcacccaaaagcataagagacCTAGGagtaaaccaaaccaaagaggtaaaagatctataccctaacaactacagaacacttctgaaaagaaatcgaggaagacataaagagaaggaaaaatattccatgctcatggattgaaacaattaatattgtgaaaatgtcaatgtttcccagggcaatttacacgttttatgcaatccctatcaaaatatcacggactttcttcagagagttggaacaaattatcttaagaattgtgtggaatcaaaaaagaccctgaagagccaggggaatattaaaaaaaaccatagctaggtgcatcacaatgccagatttcaggttgtactacaaagctgtggtcatcaaggcagtgtggtactggcacaaaaacagacacatagatcaatggaacagattcgagaatccagaagtggacgtgctgaaattataaaattattagagGTGAAAGAGACATCAGTGGCAATTATTCTGACTTGGGATTAGTCAGCAAATTCTTAAACATGACATCAGAgtacaaacaaaaaagtaaaaaaataaataagataaaacagaaaattgaacttcatcaaaattaaaatcttgtgCATCAAAGAACACTTTCAAGAAGATGAAGACAAAGCCTATATTAAGGTAGTTACTTTTGACAAATTACATATATCTAGTAAGGATCTAGTATCCATGGAATATAGAGAGCACTTCCAACTCagtcacaaaaacacaaatttaaaatgggcaaagggcttGCATgggcatttctccaaaaaaaaaagtatacctgGCCAATAAGAGAAGATGCTGaatgtcattagtcattagggaaatgtggAACAACCTACTATGAGATTTCGTTCATTTATTAGAATGCCTacaattttttaatgatagagaagaacaaatgttggtgagaatatggaaaaaatcaTAACCTCATAATGGTGGTACAGCCTCTGTAGAAAGTAGTCCTGCCATCCCTCAGAAACTTAGATGTAGAGCTTCCCTATTGATCCACCCTAATCCACATGTAGGGATGTGCCCAGGAGAAATGACaatatatgttcacataaaagCCTGTTCACAAATGTGCATAATAGCAATATTCATAAGGTAAAAAGCTAATGCAAGCCAAATGTTCATCAAATggtgaagagttttaaaaatgtgaaatatgcaTACAGTGGAACAATCAATATTCAGCCATTTAAGAAGTAAGGTTCTtttgggtgggggtagggagagagcacacaggtgagcagggggaggggcagagggagagaaggggagagggggaatctTAAGTAGGATCCCAACATGGAGGCCCATATGGGGCttgctcacaaccctgagatcatgacctgagcccaaatcaagagtcggacgctgaGCTAGGTGATCCACCTGGAGCCCCAAAGGGAATAATGATCTACTACAAGACAGAACAAGGATGagacttgaaaacattatgctgagtaaatGAAGCTTGACACCAaagtccatttatataaaatgtgcaGAATAGGGACAGAAGTGCGTTTGTATTTACCAAAATATGGTTGGGAGAGAGGGACGGGAGCGTGCTGATCAGAATAGGGTTATTTTGTGTGCGATGAAACTATTCTGGAACCAGAAAGTTGCTCACTGTGGATATAATTAGAAATGAAACATCACACTTGATTAACACTTTGAAGTGGTAAAAATGTCACTTTTGTGTCAATGAGAATTGTTCCtcagtttaaaatgttaaaactaaaaaataataatggtgaaATAAGAACATTCACTAGCATTTTCACTGATAGAATTTACTTGAAGCACATCGATTATGCTAAAAAAATCCCCTGAGTTcataataccaaaaataaaaaccccCTCATTGGTTACCTTTGGAAGCTGATGCTGAGGGAATTCAAGCAGTGACCCTCACAGTGAGGAAATATTTGTCTCGAGCAAATTTGCTTTACAGAATATTGCTACTAATAAATGAAGACTGAAATACAGAATTTGAATATTATCATCTTATAAACCCCTAATGAAATAATGCGTTTAAGTAAGATTACTGATATccactaatattaaaaaaagaagagatgcagCCAGGTGGTCCTCTCAGTGGAAATAGAAACAACCCCTATGAAATATTCTTGCCGAATACCAATCATGAATTAGAGTGAGACTTTAGGACCTACCAAGTACTGGAAATATAAAGAGCAAAAGGATATAAGGTGGTTTGCAGGATAAAGAACCTGTTTGTACAATAAATAAAGTGCAGTAATAATTTTGACATGAAAATAGAGGGACAGGCAGCCAATGAATTAGAGATTCAAGAGTCATCAAGACAACACAGTGTAAGGATGTTATTGAATCCTGTTCCAACTGGGACAGTTCCCCTGGGTTCCCCTGTCAGCAAGCTTTGTCTGACCCCCCTTCCCCTACATGGCCAGGCTCCAAAGCCCAGAAGTCTCTTGGGGCCCCAGGTGTCAGGAGAAGAGCATAGACTAAGAGCAGACGCTGTGACCCTGAGTGGACTATTGTCCCTGGGGCAGCAGGTACGAACTCCTGAGCCCAAAGCCATTTCATCAACCCTTCCCTCCATCACCTAGGTATACCATTCTTCTGTGAGCTCAATGATCTGTCTGGAAAGACAATCCTCTCTGGGTTCCTCTCTGCTTGCTGCTGGTCTCTGTGCAGCTGACGCTAATCCATGTTGGGAGAAGACCACTCTGAATACATTTCTGTTCCTGAGGGAGGATTAGTTGgaggttgtttttaaaaacaaccttTAAGTAGTATGAAATTGAAATGTGCCTGAAAAATTCAAGCACATAGAAAGTGTGTGGCCTGCAGTGAGGATGCCCCTCTGTTTACACCAATCACTGTCCCAACTCTGGAGATTTGGGGTTTCTACTTCTACAtctttggggaggaggaggcctgagggtgcatgtatctttcatttaatttgtttttcctttatagatATATGACCACACCCACATCAGGTCTGAATTTCTAATCTTTTATCAAATACTGTGTAATCCTCACCTTCTACAACAGTGACattctctctcagtgtctcagtGTTCCATTGTGTGCGGGACCAAGACTTTCTCATTTCAATCTGTGAATGGCTATTTAGgattttacatttgtaaaatttatttggTAAGCCAACATACACTATAGCAgtaatttcagatgtagttttcaataaatcATCAGTTGCGTGTAACACTAGATGCTCATCACGTCATAAGCCCACCTTGTTGCCCATTATCCAGTTACCCAcaccctcccctccagaaaccctcagtttgtttcctatatagaagagtcattttaaaaattttattctgaaaaggGCACTTAACCTGAGATCTACTACTTCATATTTTTAAGGGCACAGTATATCATTATTGATTGTAGGTACATGTACAGCTCATTGCTAAAGCGTTTCCTCTTATTGACAGAAGTTTATGTCTGCTAAATAATAACTCCTACACCCCACTGGGGAAACGTCCATATCCTCCATCAAGTATTCGGGACACACATCATCACATGGTCATGTGTTTCTGGCCCAGCCGCCTCACAGcctccttcacatccttgtttcGCAGACTGTAGATGAGAGGATTGAGCATTGGGATGACCAGCGTGTAGAAGACAGAGACCACCTTGCCTTGCTCCATGGACTCAATTGCTCCTGGCTGGGCATACATGACAAAGAGAGTCCCAAAAAAGAGAGTCACTGCAGTcatgtgggagccacaggtggagaagaTCTTGCGTCTCCCAGCTCCCGAGTGCATCCTCAGGATGGTCACTGTGATGTAGCCATAGGAGATGAGAATCACAAAAGCCAAACCCACAATCATGAACCCACAGATGCCAAATAAGAGAAGTTCATTGATGGCCGTGTTGCCACAGGCGATCTGGAGCAGGGGGGGcacatcacagaagaagtggttgaTGCGGTTTGAGCTGCAGAATGGGAGGTGGAATGTGAAGCTGGTCTGCACAATAGAGTTGAAGCAGCCTACACAGTAGGCACCCAGCACCAGGCAAGTGCAGGCAGACTGGCACATGGTGATGGGGTAGCGCAAGGGGTTACAGATGGCCATGAAGCGGTCGTAGGCCATAACACCCAGGAGGAAGCCTTCTGTTGTGGCCAgcagggataaaaagaaaaactgggtggCACATCCTGCAAAAGTGATGACCTTGGACGAGGAGAAGAAGTTGGCCAGTGCATTGGGGGCAATGACAGATGAGTAGCACAAGTCCACGAAGGAGAGGTtcttgaggaagaagtacattggGGAGTGCAGGCGGGCATCCAGGGTGATAACAATGATCATGAGGATGTTGCCCAGGACAGTCACCATATACAGGGCCAGGAACACAGCAAAGAGCAGGGCCTGGGTCTCAAGACCACCTCCAAATCCTTCCAgcacaaaatcttgaaagtaggCCATGGAGAGGTTTCCATTACTGTGAGGTGGCATTAGCCTCAGTCCTCTCCACGGGAATTACACCTCCAGTAGTAGCAGATTAAGTAGGTCAATCCAAACTTCTGCTGAagataatttagaaaagaaaacaaaaccaaaatcttatTGAAGGTAAAAGAGAGTTAATGGGTTagtgaagaattatttttaaaatttcaagataaaCACATAGGCCCTAGGATTCCATTACTGAGAGCTTATTTCTCCTTGTTACATAagcccattttgcagaagaaTCTCTGAGGGCAGGTGGTTATCAGTGAGGGTTTGACTGTTGTGTTGAATTTCTGCTACAGTGGTTGGTTACCAGGGACAATGCTAGATGCACCATAGGAGTGAGATAAATCTGGAGTAGGTATGCAGCTCAGCTCCTGACCATTTCAATCCCTGAAACTGTATTAAGATGTGAAATGAGGGCCAGCGCCTCTGACACTTGCAAGAATAAGCATATCTCAAGAGGAAGACACATCATCCTAGACCACAGGTGTTATctataaatgttttttataataaatttaatttttattggtgttcaattttccaacatacagaataacacccagtgctcatcccgtcaagagcccccctcagtgcccatcacccattcacccctggcccccgccctcctccccttccatcacccctatttcgtttcccagaattaggagtatttatgttctgtctccctttctgatatttcccacacacttcttctcccttcccttctattccctttcactattgtgtatattccccaaatgaatgagaacatatagtgtttgtccttctccgattgacttacttcactcagcataataccctccagttccatccacgttgaagcaaatggtgggtattttcatttctattggctgagtaatattccattgtatatctataAATGTTTTGTGTCAATACTGccagacagaattttaaaattgaggaGTTCCTgcaatatgaattaaaaattcagaaacaatagaaaaactCAAAGAGGTTCTAGATTTTGGAGTTGACACACCAACTGTAAAGTTATTATGTGTAAAGGAAAAGTTCAGACTAAGAATTATagccaaatgaagaaacaatgaaGAGACTAATATGTAACTTTTTGGAAGTACAGTGGCTAAAATTAGGAACTCAATGAATGTACTTTAAAGAGTAGAAATAGCTAAGGAGAAAATTGTGAACTAGAATACAGAtcagtagaaaatatttagagTGAGATATTGAGAGACAAAAGGATAGAAAAGTCAGGAATGAGGGTTTGAATTAAAAGATATAGGGACATCCatatccataaaaaataaacttataagaaattttcttctgtaaaataaaacataactgaCTCAAGGAGAGATATATAATCTGAGCAGACATATAACAGAATGAATCAGAAGTCAAAAAACATTTCTAACAAAGAAAAGATCAGGACTAGATGGTTTCAGTGGTGACTTTTATCAGCAAATACAGAATTAACACAAGTACGCTCAAAGTCTAAAAAGTAGataggagaaaatactttttttttcttttttttccatttcttttttttattggagttcagtttgccaacatagcataataccaagtgctcatcccaccaaatgcccccttcagtgctcatcacccagtcaccccaaccccctgcccacctccctttccactaccccttgtttgtttcccagagttaggagtctctcattttgtcaccctcactgatattttcactcattttctctcctttcacctttattccctttcactattttttatattccccgaatgaatgagaccatataatgtttgtccttctctgattgacttatttcactcaggataataccctcagttccatccaggtcgaagcaaatggtgggtatctgtcatttctaatggctgaggaatattccattgtatacatagaccacagcttctttatccattcatctttcaatggagaaaacacttcctaattcattccATAATGCCCATATTGTTTTCACACTAAACAGAGTCAAAGTTGTTGCAAGGAAATGAAGCTACATATCAATATGTAATGAATATGGATATAAGAATCCTTATACAAGTCCAAGTAAACTAAATCCAGCAGAACTTCACAGGGATTATACAGCATAACCATGTGAGAGTTATCCCAGGAGTGCAAAGACAGGTCAATACACAAAAGTCACTCAATGTAATACACCATACAAATGGAATTAAGGGGGGAAAGCTACATGATCCTCTTAGTAGATACAGGAAAAGTACAAGACATCactagaagaaatgaaagaagacctacataaatgtaaagatatcCCATGATCATGGACTGGAAGGCTTACTAATGTCAAGATGTAGTACTGCccatatttatgtacatattcaATGTAATCCTATGGAAATTCCAATTCcatggggtttttttggggggggggttgttttgttttgttttgttttcagcattgACCCTAAATAGCtgaaacaatatttgaaaaggaCAAAGTCGGAGGGCTAATACttcctgttttaaaaagtgactttgaAGCAGAACAGTGTTGTGCTTGCGCAAGAAGAGACATAGACCAAAGGAATGGAATCAcaatacagaaataaactcacacatcAGCGATACTCAACAAGGGGCCGAAGGGCACCAACCaactatgaaaaaaaagtagTCTTTTCCACAAATTGTGATGGAAACACTgaatatccacatgtaaaagaatgattTAAGAGCTTTActtcacaccacatacaaaaatactcaaaatgggCAAAGAGCTAATGAagtgctaaaactataaaactagtaGATGTGAACGAGTGTTCAGTGTCAATTATTGTGACTTGGGATTAATCAgcaatttcttaaatatgatatCAAAGTACAGACTACAAAATAggagaattaaaactaaaattcaataaattagacaaattgaacttcatctaaattaaaatcttgtgcatcaaaagacactatcaagagGATGAAGACAAAATGTATATTATGGGggataattttgaaatttatacatCTAGTAAGGATCTAGTATCCTTGCAAGATAGAGAACTCTtccaactcaacagcaaaaacacagtcaaattttaaaatggacaaagacCCTgcatggacatttctccaaagaaaatatacaagtgGCCAGTAAGTATAAGAGAAGATGTTCAACaacattagtcattagggaaatgtgggtcaaaactataatgagatccCACTTTGTTCATTAGATGGGCTacaattttttaatgatagagaagAACAAATGCTGATGAGAATATGGAAAAATCATAACCCTCATAATGGTGGTACAGCCTCTGTAGAAAATAGTCTTCCCACCTCTCAGAAAGTTAGACATAGAGTTTCCCTATGACCCACCCTTATCCACATGTAGGGATGTGCCCAAGAGAATTGACAACATACATTCACATAAAagcctgtacacaaatgttcattgtagcaatattcacaatagctaaaaagCTAATGCAAGCCAAATGCCCATCAAGTAgtgaagagataaacaaaatgtgaaatattcatacagtggaaCAATCAGTATGCAGCCAttaaagaagtcaaattctttt
Protein-coding regions in this window:
- the LOC140594043 gene encoding olfactory receptor 9S13-like, whose protein sequence is MPPHSNGNLSMAYFQDFVLEGFGGGLETQALLFAVFLALYMVTVLGNILMIIVITLDARLHSPMYFFLKNLSFVDLCYSSVIAPNALANFFSSSKVITFAGCATQFFFLSLLATTEGFLLGVMAYDRFMAICNPLRYPITMCQSACTCLVLGAYCVGCFNSIVQTSFTFHLPFCSSNRINHFFCDVPPLLQIACGNTAINELLLFGICGFMIVGLAFVILISYGYITVTILRMHSGAGRRKIFSTCGSHMTAVTLFFGTLFVMYAQPGAIESMEQGKVVSVFYTLVIPMLNPLIYSLRNKDVKEAVRRLGQKHMTM